In Choloepus didactylus isolate mChoDid1 chromosome 6, mChoDid1.pri, whole genome shotgun sequence, one DNA window encodes the following:
- the LOC119536133 gene encoding stromelysin-1-like: protein MKSLPVLLLLCVAVCSAYPLGGAAKDEDTRMDLVQQYLENYYNLAKDVRQFFRRKDSGPVVKKIKEMQKFLGLEVTGKLDSNTLEVMAKPRCGVPDVGKFTTFPGSPTWKKTQLTYRILNYTQDLPRDAVDSAIEKALKLWEDVTPLTFSRVDKGDADIVISFAVKEHGDFVPFDGPGKALAHAYPPGPGIYGDAHFDDDERWTEDTSGTNVFLVAAHELGHSLGLYHSANPDALMYPVYNPLTDLARFRLSQDDVSGIQYLYGSPSSSPEDPVVPTESTPAGPETPPICDPALSFDAASTLRGEMLFFKDRHFWRKSVQRPEPDLQLISSFWPTLPSGMDAAYEVTSNDTVFIFKGNQFWAIRGNEVQGGYPQDIHTLGLPLTIRKIDAAISDEEKKKTYFFVEDKYWSFDERTQTMEPGFPRQIAEDFPGVDTKVDAVLEAFGFFYFFSGSSQLEFDPNAKKVTHIVKSNSWFNC from the exons ATGAAGAGCCTCCCAGTCCTGCTGCTGCTGTGTGTAGCAGTGTGCTCAGCCTATCCTCTGGGTGGAGCAGCAAAGGATGAAGATACCAGGATGGATCTTGTTCAG CAATATCTCGAAAACTACTACAATCTTGCAAAAGATGTGAGACAGTTTTTTAGAAGAAAGGACAGTGGCCCtgttgttaaaaaaattaaagaaatgcagaAGTTCCTTGGGTTGGAGGTGACGGGGAAGCTAGACTCCAATACACTGGAGGTGATGGCCAAGCCCAGATGTGGAGTTCCTGACGTTGGTAAATTCACCACCTTTCCTGGATCACCAACGTGGAAGAAAACGCAACTTACTTACAG GATTTTAAACTATACGCAGGATCTGCCAAGAGATGCTGTTGATTCTGCCATAGAGAAAGCTCTGAAACTCTGGGAGGACGTGACTCCACTCACATTCTCCAGGGTTGACAAAGGAGACGCTGACATCGTGATCTCTTTTGCAGTTAAAG AACATGGAGACTTTGTCCCTTTTGATGGACCCGGAAAAGCTTTGGCTCATGCCTACCCACCTGGACCGGGGATTTATGGAGATGCACACTTTGATGACGATGAGCGATGGACAGAGGATACATCAG GGACCAATGTATTCCTCGTTGCTGCCCATGAACTTGGCCATTCCCTGGGTCTCTATCACTCGGCCAACCCTGATGCCTTGATGTACCCGGTCTACAACCCACTCACGGACCTGGCCCGATTCCGCCTTTCTCAAGATGATGTGAGTGGCATTCAGTACCTCTACG gatctccctcttcctcccctgAGGATCCCGTGGTGCCCACGGAATCCACCCCTGCCGGACCTGAGACACCACCCATTTGTGATCCTGCTTTATCCTTCGATGCTGCCAGCACCCTGCGGGGAGAGATGCTGTTCTTTAAAGACAG ACATTTTTGGCGCAAATCCGTCCAGAGACCTGAGCCTGACCTTCAGTTGATCTCTTCATTTTGGCCAACTCTTCCTTCAGGCATGGATGCTGCATATGAAGTTACTAGCAACgatactgttttcatttttaaag gaaatcaGTTCTGGGCCATCAGAGGAAATGAGGTACAAGGAGGTTACCCACAAGACATCCACACCCTGGGTTTGCCTCTGACCATAAGGAAAATTGATGCAGCCATTTCtgatgaggaaaagaagaaaacatacttCTTTGTGGAGGACAAATATTGGAG CTTTGATGAAAGGACACAAACCATGGAACCAGGCTTTCCCAGGCAAATAGCTGAAGACTTCCCAGGTGTTGACACAAAAGTTGATGCTGTTTTGGAAGCGTTTG ggtttttctatttcttcagtgGATCTTCACAGTTGGAGTTCGACCCTAACGCCAAGAAAGTGACCCATATCGTGAAGAGTAACAGCTGGTTTAATTGTTAG